One window of Marinomonas primoryensis genomic DNA carries:
- the htpG gene encoding molecular chaperone HtpG, whose amino-acid sequence MATDTQKETLGFQTEVKQLLHLMIHSLYSNKEIFLRELISNASDAVDKLRFESVANADLLAEDPNLRVRIEFDKETNTVVIDDNGVGMSREEAITNLGTIAKSGTSSFLEKLSGDQKKDSQLIGQFGVGFYSSFIVADKVTVETRRAGVSESEAVRWVSDGSGEFTIENIDKETRGTRITLHLKTDEKDFADNFRLRHLVTKYSDHISIPVEMEKPVYPEMDEEGNPKPVDESKAPEFEAVNSAKALWTRPRNEVTEEEYQEFYKHISHDYQEPLKWSHNKVEGKLEYASLLYIPSKAPYDLWNRDMQRGLKLYVQRVFIMDEAEAFLPPYMRFVKGVVDSNDLSLNISREILQNDHAVDSMRAALTKRVLDMLTKMAKNEPEDYQKFWDEFGNVIKEGPADDMGNKDKIAGLLRFSSTNNDAPEQTVSLAQYIERMSEGQDKVYYIYAESHNTAKNSPHLEILRKKGFEVLLLSDRIDEWMMSSLQEFEGKSFQDVTKGKLDLTDQDNEEEKKEKEEKAEKMKPLLDRMKAVLAEKVASVNSTARLTNSPACLVVGENDMGMQMRRLLEQAGQKLPESKPTLEVNPDHPIVAKMNEESDEERFADMAWLLFEQATLSEGGQLEDPATFVSRMNKLIVQLSK is encoded by the coding sequence GCTTCGCTTTGAGTCTGTCGCTAACGCAGACCTTCTCGCCGAAGACCCTAATCTACGTGTTCGTATCGAATTCGATAAAGAAACAAATACCGTTGTTATCGATGACAATGGTGTTGGTATGTCTCGTGAAGAAGCCATTACCAATCTTGGCACAATCGCCAAGTCAGGTACCTCTTCTTTTCTTGAGAAACTGAGCGGCGATCAGAAAAAAGACAGTCAACTAATTGGTCAGTTTGGTGTGGGTTTTTATTCATCATTCATCGTAGCGGATAAAGTAACGGTTGAAACTCGTCGAGCTGGTGTTTCCGAAAGTGAAGCGGTACGTTGGGTGTCTGATGGCTCTGGTGAATTTACGATCGAGAACATCGACAAAGAAACTCGCGGTACGCGTATCACGCTTCATCTTAAGACCGACGAAAAAGATTTTGCTGACAACTTCCGTCTTCGCCATCTGGTCACTAAGTATTCTGATCATATTTCCATTCCTGTTGAGATGGAGAAGCCTGTTTACCCAGAAATGGATGAAGAGGGCAATCCTAAACCAGTAGACGAAAGTAAAGCGCCTGAGTTTGAAGCGGTTAACTCTGCAAAAGCCCTTTGGACGCGCCCTCGTAATGAAGTGACAGAAGAAGAGTACCAAGAGTTCTATAAGCACATCTCTCATGATTACCAAGAGCCTTTGAAGTGGTCACACAACAAAGTGGAAGGTAAGTTGGAATACGCAAGCTTGCTTTATATTCCATCCAAAGCGCCTTACGATCTTTGGAATCGCGACATGCAACGCGGCCTGAAGCTGTACGTTCAGCGTGTGTTCATCATGGATGAAGCGGAAGCGTTCCTACCGCCTTACATGCGTTTCGTGAAAGGTGTGGTGGATTCAAATGATCTGTCTTTGAACATCTCGCGTGAAATTTTGCAAAATGACCATGCGGTTGACTCTATGCGTGCTGCATTGACGAAACGTGTATTGGACATGCTGACTAAGATGGCGAAAAACGAACCAGAAGATTATCAAAAATTCTGGGACGAGTTTGGTAATGTCATCAAAGAAGGTCCAGCCGATGACATGGGCAATAAAGACAAAATTGCAGGTCTTTTGCGCTTTAGTTCAACCAATAACGACGCACCAGAACAGACTGTTTCTTTGGCTCAATATATCGAGCGCATGAGTGAAGGTCAGGATAAGGTTTATTACATCTATGCGGAAAGTCACAATACGGCGAAAAACAGCCCGCATTTAGAAATTCTTCGTAAGAAAGGTTTTGAAGTACTACTGCTAAGCGATCGTATCGACGAATGGATGATGTCTTCTTTGCAAGAATTTGAAGGCAAATCTTTCCAAGATGTGACCAAAGGTAAGTTAGATTTAACAGATCAAGATAACGAAGAAGAGAAGAAAGAAAAAGAAGAGAAAGCGGAAAAAATGAAGCCACTTCTTGACCGTATGAAAGCGGTATTGGCTGAAAAAGTAGCTAGTGTAAACTCAACCGCTCGTTTGACTAACTCGCCAGCGTGTTTGGTGGTTGGTGAGAACGACATGGGCATGCAGATGCGTCGTTTGCTTGAGCAAGCGGGTCAGAAGCTTCCTGAATCTAAACCGACCCTTGAGGTGAATCCAGATCACCCGATTGTGGCGAAGATGAATGAAGAATCTGATGAAGAACGTTTTGCTGATATGGCTTGGTTGTTGTTTGAACAAGCTACCTTGTCTGAAGGTGGTCAGCTAGAAGATCCAGCGACGTTTGTGAGCCGTATGAACAAGCTGATCGTTCAGCTGAGTAAATAA
- a CDS encoding DNA ligase, which translates to MLFKKCLAVCLLVFPVFLFALPQVQLATRFSESTRAEDYLVSEKYDGIRAIWTGEVLMTRQGNPIHAPEWFTDKLPTVWLDGELWSKRNDFEFVMSTVRKNTPVDSEWRNIHYMIFDAPDAEKTMTFAERSQRYTQLILDLNLPHVIPIKQFTVSSNQELHRVLDDYVKKGAEGLILHRKLARFESGRTDNLLKLKPHMEAEAKVIKILNGSGKYDGMMGSILVEMPSGIRFKIGSGFSDDERRTPPKLGEYVTYKYHGFTERGIPRFASFLRIRDIQF; encoded by the coding sequence ATGTTGTTTAAAAAGTGTTTGGCTGTATGCCTATTGGTATTTCCTGTGTTTTTGTTTGCGTTACCTCAAGTGCAATTAGCAACACGTTTTTCAGAAAGCACTCGTGCAGAGGATTATCTGGTGAGTGAAAAGTACGATGGCATTCGCGCAATTTGGACAGGAGAGGTGCTGATGACGCGTCAGGGAAATCCAATCCATGCCCCTGAGTGGTTTACGGATAAATTGCCTACTGTCTGGCTCGATGGTGAGCTTTGGTCTAAACGCAATGATTTCGAATTTGTCATGTCGACAGTGAGAAAAAATACCCCCGTCGATAGCGAGTGGCGAAACATTCACTATATGATATTCGATGCGCCAGACGCAGAAAAAACCATGACCTTTGCAGAGAGGTCCCAGCGATACACACAGCTCATTCTTGACCTAAACCTTCCTCATGTTATTCCTATCAAGCAATTTACCGTGTCCAGTAATCAAGAGCTTCATCGAGTGTTAGATGACTATGTAAAAAAAGGCGCAGAAGGTTTGATACTGCATCGTAAATTGGCTCGTTTTGAAAGTGGTAGAACTGACAATCTACTTAAATTAAAGCCACACATGGAAGCAGAAGCGAAAGTGATAAAAATCTTAAACGGGTCTGGAAAATACGATGGCATGATGGGTTCTATTCTGGTTGAGATGCCGTCTGGCATTCGTTTCAAAATTGGCAGCGGCTTTTCCGACGATGAGCGACGTACTCCTCCTAAATTAGGCGAATACGTTACTTACAAATATCATGGTTTCACCGAGCGAGGCATCCCAAGGTTTGCAAGCTTTCTACGAATCCGTGATATACAATTTTAG
- a CDS encoding alpha/beta fold hydrolase — MLANVYCLPGTMCDERLWHYTQQALGESIFLKHVSIPMEETIETIVDALAVILPEHPINLLGFSMGGYLACAFAVKYPERVNGLIVVSNTATSLLDSERQQREIALNWVTKQGYGGIPKKKAIIMLSQANKVREELVECIQSVG, encoded by the coding sequence TTGTTAGCAAACGTTTATTGCCTACCCGGTACTATGTGTGATGAACGCCTTTGGCACTATACGCAACAGGCTTTGGGTGAGTCGATATTTTTGAAGCATGTCTCTATTCCTATGGAAGAGACAATAGAAACCATAGTGGATGCTTTGGCAGTAATATTGCCAGAGCATCCTATTAATTTACTTGGCTTTTCTATGGGAGGGTATTTGGCGTGTGCTTTTGCAGTGAAATACCCTGAGCGCGTGAATGGTTTAATAGTCGTGTCTAATACAGCAACGAGTTTATTAGACTCTGAACGGCAGCAGCGAGAAATCGCATTGAATTGGGTTACTAAGCAGGGCTACGGTGGCATTCCAAAGAAAAAAGCCATCATAATGCTAAGTCAGGCCAATAAAGTACGTGAGGAACTTGTTGAGTGTATTCAGTCGGTTGGCTGA
- a CDS encoding ArsR/SmtB family transcription factor — translation MENETLTMEEMLRQSSQAAVFLKALSNENRLMILCHLLDEELSVTALNEKLPLSQSALSQHLAVLRKDGLVSTRRVSQTIFYSLGDSRVKELIQTLHRLFCPTL, via the coding sequence ATGGAAAACGAAACACTTACAATGGAAGAGATGCTGCGCCAATCATCGCAAGCCGCTGTGTTTTTGAAGGCCCTAAGCAATGAAAATCGTCTGATGATTTTATGTCACTTACTGGATGAAGAGTTGTCTGTTACAGCGTTGAATGAAAAGCTGCCTTTAAGCCAATCCGCTCTTTCGCAACACCTTGCCGTATTAAGAAAAGATGGACTCGTCAGCACTCGACGAGTATCTCAAACCATTTTTTACAGCTTAGGTGACAGCAGAGTAAAAGAACTGATCCAAACATTGCACCGCCTTTTCTGCCCAACACTGTAA
- the xthA gene encoding exodeoxyribonuclease III, translated as MKFVSFNINGLRARPHQIEALVEKHAPDVIGLQEIKVHDDAFPHEIPASVGYHAYYYGQKSHYGVAIFSKQEAIKVEYGFPGDEEDAQRRMIIATFDTPQGPIKVLNGYFPQGESRDHETKFPAKRKFYADLMDYLASHSPDEKIIVMGDINISPTDLDIGIGEPNAKRWLRTGKCSFLPEEREWLSTLTNWGLTDTYRQLNPTKNDRFSWFDYRSKGFDDTPKRGLRIDVILSSNGLTPYLNEADVDYDLRALEKPSDHAPIWTSFNLS; from the coding sequence ATGAAATTTGTCTCTTTTAATATCAACGGTTTGCGCGCTCGACCACATCAAATAGAAGCGTTAGTTGAAAAGCACGCTCCTGACGTAATTGGCTTGCAAGAAATTAAGGTTCACGATGACGCCTTTCCCCATGAGATTCCGGCATCGGTTGGCTATCATGCGTATTATTACGGACAAAAATCCCACTACGGTGTGGCGATTTTTAGTAAGCAAGAAGCCATAAAAGTAGAATACGGTTTTCCTGGCGATGAAGAAGACGCACAGCGTCGTATGATTATTGCTACTTTTGATACGCCACAAGGCCCCATCAAAGTATTGAACGGTTATTTCCCGCAAGGCGAAAGCCGCGACCATGAAACCAAGTTTCCAGCAAAGCGTAAGTTCTACGCGGATTTAATGGATTACCTTGCTTCTCATTCACCAGATGAAAAAATCATTGTGATGGGCGATATTAATATCTCGCCAACGGATTTAGACATTGGTATCGGCGAACCTAATGCAAAACGCTGGTTAAGAACGGGAAAATGCAGCTTTCTGCCAGAAGAAAGAGAATGGCTGAGTACGCTAACAAATTGGGGACTAACGGATACCTATCGCCAATTAAACCCGACTAAAAATGATCGCTTTAGCTGGTTTGACTATCGCTCGAAAGGGTTTGATGACACACCAAAACGCGGTTTAAGAATCGACGTTATTCTGTCTTCGAATGGCTTAACGCCATACCTAAATGAAGCGGATGTTGACTACGATTTGCGTGCACTTGAGAAACCCTCCGACCACGCCCCGATCTGGACAAGCTTCAATCTAAGTTAA
- the gorA gene encoding glutathione-disulfide reductase produces the protein MAYQYDLFVIGAGSGGVRASRVAASKGYKVAVAEGSALGGTCVNIGCVPKKLFVYASEYGHGFDEAAGFGWKHQGTQFNWSVLRDNKTKEIERLNGIYGNLLSNAGVELISGYASFVDAHTVTVDGIMYTAERILIAVGAKPYIPEFNGSDFVVSSNEMFFLDELPKKALVVGGGYIAVEFAGILNGLGVDTALAYRGDQLLRGFDEDVRAFASEEYKKSGIDVRLNTDVERIELADAANKNGARIVHFKDGHSEEFGLILYATGRVPNIGSLALEKAGVKTGKNGAVIIDNNFTTSVNSVFALGDVTDRIQLTPVAIKEAMALIAYWFDGKEVDFDYDNIPTAVFSQPAIGTVGLSEQEAEARGIDFCVYQTDFRPMKHTLSGGTARSLMKLLVNNTDDKVIGAHMVGDYSGEIIQGLGIAIKAGATKADFDDTVGVHPTSAEEFVTFSAGSLKERK, from the coding sequence ATGGCTTATCAGTACGATTTATTTGTTATTGGTGCCGGTTCCGGTGGCGTTCGTGCTAGCCGTGTTGCAGCATCTAAAGGTTATAAAGTTGCTGTGGCAGAAGGCAGCGCATTAGGCGGTACGTGCGTTAATATTGGTTGTGTGCCTAAGAAACTCTTTGTTTACGCTTCAGAATACGGTCATGGCTTTGATGAAGCCGCAGGCTTTGGTTGGAAGCATCAAGGCACTCAATTTAACTGGTCTGTTCTACGTGACAATAAAACCAAAGAAATTGAACGATTAAATGGTATTTATGGCAACTTACTGAGCAATGCCGGAGTAGAACTGATCTCTGGCTATGCCAGCTTTGTTGATGCTCATACTGTGACGGTGGATGGCATAATGTATACAGCAGAGCGGATTCTCATCGCCGTCGGTGCCAAACCTTACATTCCAGAGTTTAATGGCAGTGACTTCGTTGTTAGCTCCAATGAAATGTTCTTCTTGGACGAGCTTCCTAAAAAAGCCCTTGTCGTCGGCGGTGGTTATATCGCAGTTGAATTCGCTGGTATTTTAAACGGACTCGGTGTTGATACCGCATTGGCTTATCGTGGCGACCAATTGCTAAGAGGCTTCGACGAAGATGTTCGAGCGTTCGCCAGCGAAGAATATAAAAAGTCTGGTATCGACGTTCGTTTAAACACCGATGTTGAGCGTATAGAATTGGCCGATGCGGCGAACAAAAATGGCGCGCGCATTGTTCACTTTAAAGACGGACACTCTGAAGAATTTGGTTTGATCCTTTATGCGACGGGGCGAGTGCCAAATATTGGTTCGTTAGCACTAGAGAAGGCGGGTGTTAAAACCGGTAAAAATGGCGCGGTAATCATTGATAATAACTTCACCACGTCTGTAAACAGCGTGTTTGCGTTAGGTGACGTGACGGATCGTATCCAATTAACGCCAGTGGCGATCAAAGAAGCAATGGCACTCATTGCTTACTGGTTCGATGGAAAAGAAGTCGATTTTGATTACGACAACATCCCAACCGCCGTATTCAGCCAACCAGCCATCGGCACCGTAGGATTATCAGAACAAGAAGCCGAAGCGCGCGGCATCGACTTCTGTGTTTATCAAACAGACTTCCGCCCAATGAAACACACATTAAGCGGTGGCACGGCTCGTTCATTGATGAAGTTATTGGTTAACAATACAGATGACAAAGTCATTGGTGCACACATGGTCGGCGACTATTCAGGCGAGATCATTCAAGGTTTGGGCATCGCTATCAAAGCTGGTGCAACCAAAGCAGACTTTGATGACACGGTGGGTGTTCATCCTACCAGTGCAGAAGAATTTGTTACCTTTTCAGCGGGTTCTTTAAAAGAACGCAAATAG
- a CDS encoding methyl-accepting chemotaxis protein, with amino-acid sequence MKTPIETTLKNDLFIYRFLLLQIPVLLISGLVGAGSFSLTLISSIILFMLTQFAYTFFKGSTAFSICAAILVMLTSSALIQSQLGMIEMHFHIFATMVVFLIYQSWKPIIAALLTTAIYHISFMFIQMAGTHIGDMPIMIFAGPHTIWVMVVHCVFAISEAIILIYMALLMKKESTSNMKIAHAIETISNNNDLSIRLTNPASNAEIAFNSLLDKLGNLFTDYKGIADELVASSGQIKKISEEVTDHVVASNQRAQLVATSTEDVSHTMRSITVSSSQSADLIRELEQGILGDSNKTLEIMEDMQLLSKNTSSVSDSLNSLTSDVESITKLLNAIRSISEQTNLLALNAAIEAARAGETGRGFAVVADEVRTLAKRSSESTDDIEKVLANLNTSVNNTVRSMESGKERTSISVDHAEKISKALLERAHSVSNVALSSKKIAQESVEQEKVISLINDQIGENAKSIKSLSDLMISLQQSSKDITLVTNTYETKANVFKTK; translated from the coding sequence ATGAAGACACCAATAGAAACCACTCTGAAAAATGATTTATTTATTTATCGTTTTTTACTTTTACAGATCCCTGTTTTGTTGATCAGTGGGCTGGTTGGAGCGGGGTCGTTTTCATTAACTTTGATAAGCTCAATTATCCTCTTTATGCTTACTCAATTTGCCTATACTTTTTTTAAAGGCAGTACAGCATTTTCTATATGCGCTGCTATCTTAGTGATGTTGACGTCATCTGCTTTGATTCAGAGCCAGCTTGGCATGATCGAGATGCACTTCCATATCTTCGCCACTATGGTCGTATTTTTAATCTACCAAAGTTGGAAGCCAATCATCGCGGCATTGTTAACCACTGCCATCTATCATATTAGTTTTATGTTTATTCAAATGGCGGGAACTCACATAGGTGACATGCCTATTATGATTTTTGCTGGGCCTCATACTATATGGGTGATGGTTGTACATTGTGTTTTTGCCATTAGTGAAGCAATTATATTGATTTATATGGCATTGCTAATGAAAAAAGAATCCACCTCAAATATGAAAATTGCCCATGCAATAGAAACCATCTCAAATAATAATGATTTATCAATCCGATTGACCAATCCTGCCTCAAACGCCGAAATTGCCTTTAACTCACTACTTGATAAACTGGGAAATCTGTTTACGGATTATAAAGGCATCGCGGATGAGTTAGTGGCTAGTAGTGGTCAAATTAAGAAAATCAGTGAAGAAGTAACAGATCATGTTGTTGCAAGTAACCAACGCGCTCAGCTGGTTGCGACATCAACGGAAGACGTTTCTCACACAATGCGATCCATTACTGTGAGCAGCTCTCAATCAGCCGACCTTATTAGAGAGTTAGAACAAGGCATTTTAGGTGACAGTAATAAAACCCTAGAAATCATGGAAGATATGCAGCTGTTATCAAAAAATACATCCTCTGTTTCAGACTCACTCAATTCGTTAACATCAGACGTAGAATCCATTACAAAGCTTCTTAACGCTATCAGAAGCATTTCAGAGCAAACCAACCTACTCGCTCTAAACGCCGCCATCGAAGCGGCAAGAGCGGGTGAAACTGGCCGAGGCTTTGCTGTTGTTGCGGATGAAGTAAGAACACTTGCAAAAAGATCCAGTGAATCCACAGACGATATAGAAAAAGTCCTCGCGAACTTGAATACAAGCGTTAACAATACTGTTCGTTCAATGGAATCAGGCAAGGAAAGAACATCAATCAGTGTTGACCACGCAGAGAAAATTTCAAAAGCATTATTAGAAAGGGCACACTCTGTAAGTAATGTAGCGCTGTCTAGTAAAAAAATTGCCCAAGAATCCGTTGAACAAGAAAAAGTAATTTCCTTAATCAATGACCAGATTGGAGAGAATGCCAAATCTATTAAATCTTTATCCGATTTGATGATCAGTCTTCAGCAAAGTAGCAAAGACATCACCTTGGTTACAAACACCTATGAAACCAAAGCAAACGTATTTAAAACGAAGTAA
- a CDS encoding LacI family DNA-binding transcriptional regulator: MATVKDVAKLAGVSTATVSRALTNPEMVSPITRLKVEKAASDAGYSPNGLARSLRKSESKTIVVVLPNIDSTFFSDVVHGIEALAHKNGYKLLIGDAGNESSRLRSYFDLFDSKQVDGVLSLSSDVPESMIVNSAGEVKLPIVIAGEYFSDIPVPTVHIDNHYSAKKGVEYLIMMGHYKIACITGKRSNPVYNARVNGHTETMTKWKLPSTEGYILECDLSYIAGYNLGKQLLSLDNKPSAIVCHSDEAAIGVLKIAREMGIPVPSELSVIGFDNLALSEYCVPELTTIHQPRQLIGETSMKLLLDILSGKKPNPEMTLPTQLIVRESSCPPPIDQRLQVDL; encoded by the coding sequence ATGGCCACCGTTAAAGATGTAGCGAAGCTCGCTGGCGTATCGACCGCGACCGTTTCTAGAGCATTGACTAACCCAGAGATGGTGTCACCAATCACTCGTCTTAAAGTAGAAAAAGCCGCTTCTGACGCGGGTTATTCACCTAACGGTCTTGCCAGAAGCTTACGTAAAAGTGAGTCTAAAACCATTGTCGTTGTGCTTCCCAATATAGACAGCACATTTTTTTCTGATGTCGTACACGGTATCGAAGCGCTCGCACATAAAAACGGCTACAAACTGCTCATTGGTGATGCGGGTAACGAGTCCTCTCGGCTGCGCAGTTACTTTGATCTATTCGACAGTAAACAAGTAGATGGTGTTTTATCGCTTTCTTCTGATGTGCCTGAATCTATGATTGTGAATAGTGCCGGTGAAGTAAAATTACCTATTGTGATTGCTGGTGAATATTTTTCCGACATACCGGTACCCACCGTGCATATAGACAATCACTACAGCGCAAAAAAAGGCGTTGAGTATTTGATTATGATGGGGCATTACAAAATAGCCTGCATCACAGGAAAAAGAAGCAATCCTGTATATAATGCCCGCGTAAATGGTCACACCGAAACCATGACAAAGTGGAAGCTCCCCTCTACCGAAGGTTATATTTTGGAATGCGATTTGTCTTACATCGCAGGCTACAACCTTGGCAAGCAACTATTGTCCTTAGACAATAAACCGTCCGCCATTGTTTGCCACAGTGACGAGGCTGCGATTGGCGTACTAAAAATAGCGCGAGAAATGGGTATTCCAGTCCCCAGTGAGTTGTCGGTTATTGGTTTTGATAATCTTGCGCTCAGTGAATATTGCGTGCCTGAATTAACCACGATTCACCAACCACGGCAGCTCATTGGAGAAACCTCAATGAAACTGTTGCTCGACATTTTATCGGGCAAAAAACCTAATCCTGAAATGACCCTCCCTACCCAATTAATTGTGCGAGAAAGCTCCTGCCCACCACCGATAGACCAGCGCTTACAAGTAGATTTATAA
- a CDS encoding substrate-binding domain-containing protein gives MKYKNNIMRVIAVFTMLFAFVGSSYAAKYKVGVSVPSADHGWTAGLLWWANKAAADLKAKEKDIEFYVVASSSGSKQVGDVEDLMIKGIDALVILPHNPATLQKVIEEAYDEGIYTVVVDRELAHPAQNVFIAGDNEGLGRVGAQWLAKEMSGKGNIVVIEGMQIPINKQRVDAFNDVIAGYPNIKILDSQPGDWSTQKALAVMENFLQKHPEIDAVWCQDDDMLKGVLKAIEESGRTDIKTVLGGAGSKDIIEMIQHSNKMVRATVTYSPSMIASGIALAVHGVKNEKLGYLYHEPSRVILGADLVTKENAAEYYFKDAAY, from the coding sequence ATGAAATATAAAAATAACATCATGAGAGTAATCGCAGTATTTACGATGCTTTTTGCCTTTGTTGGCTCAAGCTATGCGGCCAAATACAAAGTCGGTGTTAGTGTTCCATCTGCCGACCATGGCTGGACTGCGGGTCTACTTTGGTGGGCGAATAAAGCCGCTGCAGATTTAAAAGCCAAAGAAAAAGACATTGAGTTTTATGTCGTTGCTTCTAGCTCAGGCTCGAAACAAGTCGGCGACGTGGAAGATTTGATGATAAAAGGCATAGATGCCTTGGTCATTCTTCCTCATAACCCAGCGACATTACAAAAGGTGATTGAAGAAGCCTACGACGAGGGGATTTATACAGTGGTCGTGGATAGAGAACTTGCCCATCCAGCTCAAAATGTCTTTATCGCAGGGGACAATGAAGGTTTAGGCCGTGTTGGTGCTCAATGGCTCGCCAAAGAAATGTCTGGGAAAGGAAACATTGTAGTCATTGAAGGCATGCAGATCCCGATCAACAAACAGCGTGTTGACGCTTTTAATGATGTTATAGCGGGCTATCCGAACATCAAAATTCTTGATTCGCAACCTGGCGATTGGTCAACTCAAAAAGCCCTAGCCGTGATGGAAAACTTTCTACAAAAACACCCTGAAATTGACGCTGTATGGTGCCAAGATGACGACATGCTAAAAGGTGTTTTAAAAGCAATTGAAGAGTCTGGCCGTACAGACATCAAAACCGTATTGGGTGGTGCAGGTTCTAAAGACATTATCGAAATGATTCAGCATAGCAACAAAATGGTACGTGCGACCGTGACTTATAGCCCATCTATGATTGCTTCTGGCATCGCATTGGCCGTTCATGGTGTGAAAAACGAAAAGCTCGGCTACTTATACCACGAGCCATCTCGCGTTATTTTAGGTGCTGACTTGGTGACTAAAGAAAACGCCGCAGAGTATTACTTTAAAGACGCGGCTTACTAA
- a CDS encoding ABC transporter permease, whose protein sequence is MAMLPLSPMITRLKRLDIATYAPFIALVLLVIFSSIASEHFLIPRNITNVLRQVSYTGIIALGMTFVIIAGGIDLSVGSMVALVGVLSIMIINGAGDGWWAVAMAVSSAIALGGVFGAINGLVITRGRVASFIATLATMSIFRSMTLYISDAGEMVSENNHFADIGGGYLWAIPYPVWIFLLLAIAYHILLKHSAFGRHVCAVGSNSKVASYSAIKVRWVYFLTFVIAGVSVGISAVLLASRLNSVSPGDAGLFYELDAIAAVVIGGTALSGGKGTIWGTVIGAIILGIINNMLNLMGISPYLQGMVKGLVILTAVLVQFKGDR, encoded by the coding sequence ATGGCCATGCTTCCGTTGTCGCCCATGATTACACGCTTAAAGCGGCTTGATATAGCGACTTATGCTCCTTTTATCGCGTTAGTTCTACTGGTTATATTTTCGTCCATTGCCAGTGAGCACTTCTTAATACCACGTAACATCACCAATGTATTAAGGCAGGTTTCCTATACTGGCATCATTGCCCTCGGCATGACTTTTGTCATCATCGCGGGCGGCATTGATTTGTCTGTTGGTTCGATGGTGGCGTTGGTTGGCGTGCTGTCTATTATGATTATCAATGGTGCTGGTGATGGCTGGTGGGCTGTTGCCATGGCGGTGTCCTCTGCCATTGCATTAGGTGGCGTATTTGGTGCCATTAATGGTCTCGTTATCACACGAGGGAGAGTCGCTTCTTTCATTGCTACATTAGCGACCATGTCCATCTTCCGTTCTATGACACTGTACATCAGTGATGCTGGGGAGATGGTGTCTGAAAACAACCATTTCGCAGACATTGGCGGTGGCTATTTATGGGCGATCCCCTACCCGGTTTGGATCTTTTTATTATTAGCCATTGCCTACCATATCTTGCTAAAACACAGCGCTTTTGGCCGCCATGTTTGTGCGGTAGGTTCAAACTCAAAAGTCGCGTCATATTCCGCAATTAAAGTCCGCTGGGTATATTTCCTTACCTTCGTCATCGCTGGCGTGTCGGTTGGCATATCCGCGGTGTTATTAGCATCGCGCTTAAACTCCGTTAGCCCTGGCGATGCTGGTTTATTTTATGAACTAGACGCCATTGCCGCCGTTGTCATCGGTGGTACCGCGTTATCCGGTGGTAAAGGCACTATTTGGGGCACCGTTATTGGTGCCATCATCCTAGGTATTATTAATAACATGCTGAATTTAATGGGAATTTCACCTTACCTACAAGGCATGGTGAAAGGTCTCGTGATTTTGACTGCGGTGCTTGTTCAATTCAAAGGCGACCGCTAA